From one Lycium barbarum isolate Lr01 chromosome 6, ASM1917538v2, whole genome shotgun sequence genomic stretch:
- the LOC132644903 gene encoding autophagy-related protein 8i isoform X1, with product MGKTFKDEFSYDERVAESQDIIAKYPDRVPVVAERYSKTDLPEMEKKKYLVPRDMSVGQFIHILSGRLHLAPGKALFVFVNNTLPQTTSLIETVYDSSKDKDGFLYMCYSSEKTFGYS from the exons ATGGGGAAGACCTTCAAAGATGAATTTTCATATG ATGAAAGAGTCGCAGAATCACAGGATATAATCGCCAAATATCCCGATCGAGTGCCG GTGGTGGCTGAAAGATATTCCAAAACTGACCTCCCTGAGATGGAAAAGAAGAA ATACCTGGTACCCCGTGATATGTCTGTTGGGCAATTTATCCACATTCTGAGTGGCAGGCTCCATCTGGCTCCTGGGAAAGCTCTGTTCGTGTTTGTGAATAACACCTTGCCTCAAACAA CAAGCTTGATTGAGACCGTGTATGATTCTTCCAAGGATAAAGATGGGTTCCTCTACATGTGCTACAGCAGTGAGAAAACCTTTGGTTACTCTTAG